One window of the Chanodichthys erythropterus isolate Z2021 chromosome 2, ASM2448905v1, whole genome shotgun sequence genome contains the following:
- the nmt2 gene encoding glycylpeptide N-tetradecanoyltransferase 2 isoform X2, which yields MMAEDSESAASQQSLELDDQDTCGIDGDNEEENEHMQGSPGGDLGAKKKKKKQKRKKEKPSSGGTKSDSASDSQEIKNPAIPMQKLQDIQRAMELLSTCQGPAKNIDEATKHKYQFWDTQPVPKLNEVVTTHGPIEPDKENIRQEPYSLPQGFMWDTLDLSNAEVLKELYTLLNENYVEDDDNMFRFDYSPNFLKWALRPPGWLPQWHCGVRVSSNKKLVGFISAIPADIHIYDTLKTMVEINFLCVHKKLRSKRVAPVLIREITRRVNLEGIFQAVYTAGVVLPKPVSTCRYWHRSLNPRKLVEVKFSHLSRNMTLQRTMKLYRLPDSTRTPGLRSMGEGDVKQVTALLQKYLSRFHLRPVMGEEEVKHWFLPQENIIDTYVVEGSGGMLTDFISFYTLPSTVMHHPLHKSLKAAYSFYNVHTETPLIDLMNDALILAKLKGFDVFNALDLMDNKTFLEKLKFGIGDGNLQYYLYNWKCPPMDPEKVGLVLQ from the exons ATGATGGCGGAGGACAGCGAGTCCGCGGCCAGCCAGCAGAGCCTGGAGCTGGACGACCAGGACACCTGCGGCATCGACGGAGACAACGAGGAGGAAAATGAGCACATGCAGGG GAGTCCTGGGGGTGATCTTGGtgcaaagaagaaaaagaagaaacaaaAGAGAAAGAAGGAGAAACCAAGCTCAGGAGGAACCAAGTCTGACTCTGCCTCTGATTCTCAGGAGATCAAG AACCCTGCCATTCCAATGCAGAAACTGCAGGACATTCAGAGAGCTATGGAGCTCCTGTCCACCTGTCAGGGTCCAGCCAAAAACATAGACGAGGCCACAAAGCACAAGTACCAGTTCTGGGACACTCAACCCGTGCCCAAACTCA ATGAGGTGGTGACTACTCATGGACCAATTGAGCCAGATAAAGAAAATATCAGACAAGAGCCATATTCCCTCCCGCAGGGCTTTATGTGGGACACACTGGACCTTAGCAATGCTGAAGTG CTGAAGGAATTATACACTTTGCtgaatgaaaattatgttgAGGATGATGACAACATGTTTAGATTTGATTATTCTCCTAACTTTCTGAAATG GGCACTACGTCCGCCAGGTTGGCTGCCCCAGTGGCACTGTGGTGTCAGGGTCTCATCCAATAAGAAGCTGGTTGGGTTCATCAGTGCCATTCCTGCAGACATCCACATCTATGACAC GTTGAAGACGATGGTGGAGATTAACTTCCTATGTGTGCATAAAAAATTGCGCTCAAAGCGTGTCGCTCCTGTGCTAATCCGAGAGATCACGCGGCGGGTCAATTTAGAAGGAATTTTCCAAGCCGTGTACACTGCTGGTGTGGTCCTGCCCAAACCTGTTTCTACATGCAG ATACTGGCATCGCTCTCTAAACCCCAGAAAGCTTGTGGAGGTTAAGTTTTCCCACCTCAGCAGAAACATGACACTACAGCGGACAATGAAGCTCTACAGATTACCTGAT AGCACTCGTACCCCTGGTTTGAGGTCAATGGGAGAGGGGGATGTGAAGCAGGTGACAGCATTGCTGCAGAAATACCTGAGCCGGTTCCACCTGCGCCCTGTCATGGGGGAAGAGGAGGTGAAGCACTGGTTCCTACCGCAGGAGAACATCATTGACACTTATGTAGTCGAG GGTTCTGGTGGGATGCTAACGGACTTCATCAGTTTCTACACCCTGCCATCTACAGTGATGCATCATCCGCTGCACAAAAGTCTGAAGGCCGCTTATTCCTTTTACAATGTCCATACAGAGACGCCGCTCATAGACCTGATGAATGATGCTCTTATCCTAGCCAAACTG AAAggttttgatgtttttaatgCACTGGATCTAATGGACAATAAGACTTTCTTGGAAAAACTCAAGTTTGGGATTGGTGATGGTAACCTGCAGTATTACCTGTACAACTGGAAATGCCCTCCCATGGACCCAGAGAAA
- the nmt2 gene encoding glycylpeptide N-tetradecanoyltransferase 2 isoform X1 yields MMAEDSESAASQQSLELDDQDTCGIDGDNEEENEHMQGSPGGDLGAKKKKKKQKRKKEKPSSGGTKSDSASDSQEIKNPAIPMQKLQDIQRAMELLSTCQGPAKNIDEATKHKYQFWDTQPVPKLNEVVTTHGPIEPDKENIRQEPYSLPQGFMWDTLDLSNAEVLKELYTLLNENYVEDDDNMFRFDYSPNFLKWALRPPGWLPQWHCGVRVSSNKKLVGFISAIPADIHIYDTLKTMVEINFLCVHKKLRSKRVAPVLIREITRRVNLEGIFQAVYTAGVVLPKPVSTCRYWHRSLNPRKLVEVKFSHLSRNMTLQRTMKLYRLPDSTRTPGLRSMGEGDVKQVTALLQKYLSRFHLRPVMGEEEVKHWFLPQENIIDTYVVEGSGGMLTDFISFYTLPSTVMHHPLHKSLKAAYSFYNVHTETPLIDLMNDALILAKLKGFDVFNALDLMDNKTFLEKLKFGIGDGNLQYYLYNWKCPPMDPEKVCLTSVVAGCNRSARVATCRRGGAEKKSEA; encoded by the exons ATGATGGCGGAGGACAGCGAGTCCGCGGCCAGCCAGCAGAGCCTGGAGCTGGACGACCAGGACACCTGCGGCATCGACGGAGACAACGAGGAGGAAAATGAGCACATGCAGGG GAGTCCTGGGGGTGATCTTGGtgcaaagaagaaaaagaagaaacaaaAGAGAAAGAAGGAGAAACCAAGCTCAGGAGGAACCAAGTCTGACTCTGCCTCTGATTCTCAGGAGATCAAG AACCCTGCCATTCCAATGCAGAAACTGCAGGACATTCAGAGAGCTATGGAGCTCCTGTCCACCTGTCAGGGTCCAGCCAAAAACATAGACGAGGCCACAAAGCACAAGTACCAGTTCTGGGACACTCAACCCGTGCCCAAACTCA ATGAGGTGGTGACTACTCATGGACCAATTGAGCCAGATAAAGAAAATATCAGACAAGAGCCATATTCCCTCCCGCAGGGCTTTATGTGGGACACACTGGACCTTAGCAATGCTGAAGTG CTGAAGGAATTATACACTTTGCtgaatgaaaattatgttgAGGATGATGACAACATGTTTAGATTTGATTATTCTCCTAACTTTCTGAAATG GGCACTACGTCCGCCAGGTTGGCTGCCCCAGTGGCACTGTGGTGTCAGGGTCTCATCCAATAAGAAGCTGGTTGGGTTCATCAGTGCCATTCCTGCAGACATCCACATCTATGACAC GTTGAAGACGATGGTGGAGATTAACTTCCTATGTGTGCATAAAAAATTGCGCTCAAAGCGTGTCGCTCCTGTGCTAATCCGAGAGATCACGCGGCGGGTCAATTTAGAAGGAATTTTCCAAGCCGTGTACACTGCTGGTGTGGTCCTGCCCAAACCTGTTTCTACATGCAG ATACTGGCATCGCTCTCTAAACCCCAGAAAGCTTGTGGAGGTTAAGTTTTCCCACCTCAGCAGAAACATGACACTACAGCGGACAATGAAGCTCTACAGATTACCTGAT AGCACTCGTACCCCTGGTTTGAGGTCAATGGGAGAGGGGGATGTGAAGCAGGTGACAGCATTGCTGCAGAAATACCTGAGCCGGTTCCACCTGCGCCCTGTCATGGGGGAAGAGGAGGTGAAGCACTGGTTCCTACCGCAGGAGAACATCATTGACACTTATGTAGTCGAG GGTTCTGGTGGGATGCTAACGGACTTCATCAGTTTCTACACCCTGCCATCTACAGTGATGCATCATCCGCTGCACAAAAGTCTGAAGGCCGCTTATTCCTTTTACAATGTCCATACAGAGACGCCGCTCATAGACCTGATGAATGATGCTCTTATCCTAGCCAAACTG AAAggttttgatgtttttaatgCACTGGATCTAATGGACAATAAGACTTTCTTGGAAAAACTCAAGTTTGGGATTGGTGATGGTAACCTGCAGTATTACCTGTACAACTGGAAATGCCCTCCCATGGACCCAGAGAAA